The Nodosilinea sp. FACHB-141 genome has a segment encoding these proteins:
- a CDS encoding DnaJ domain-containing protein, protein MSDLDTYYQLFALKPGASKQDLKQAYKRLAKQWHPDKFANDPANARIAEEKIKAINVAYEILQTHHVGLTGQASYVQTSTTVKTRKVTPQESFDKAKFFAKKEQYTEAAEELGNAVKLDPKFSEAYYFRGLVFSEIGFEHRSASDLRRAKELGFVVTNLCPEVAGMFGIKYSPSKTNSYASGGNPRTQQKPPEVKKPSYSATIQHESVFAKISEPICAVAISPNHSFLALGKNNGDIDLWSYKARKHFFCLKGHRTEITNLIFSNDNQFLFSSSLDGAVNLWSLNNGSLAKSMLICDRGVTAFDLCYSRKFFIAADAAGFIQTWDFQRNKKIKQIVRQKVAVSSILLNSTGDGAVFGAENGTVGFCYVSRDGNVMNLRGHGEPVKALAFSSAKQLFASSSLSGEVCLWKYPNREPQIIFQSLQQTINALVFCHGGQVLCGIDKTGQLIIWDVDSGAELNSTTAHAADGSKLISLSNDAILSASSDGTVKTLNIQLNV, encoded by the coding sequence GAGGAAAAAATTAAAGCTATTAATGTTGCCTATGAAATCCTACAAACCCATCATGTAGGCTTGACGGGGCAGGCAAGCTATGTACAGACCAGCACAACTGTAAAAACTCGAAAGGTAACTCCCCAAGAGTCTTTCGATAAAGCAAAGTTTTTTGCGAAGAAAGAACAGTACACAGAAGCTGCTGAGGAATTGGGCAATGCAGTTAAGCTTGACCCTAAATTTTCTGAGGCGTACTACTTTAGGGGCTTGGTCTTCTCAGAAATCGGTTTTGAGCATAGAAGTGCAAGTGATTTAAGACGAGCCAAAGAGCTGGGTTTTGTGGTTACTAACCTTTGTCCCGAAGTTGCTGGAATGTTTGGCATAAAATATTCGCCTTCTAAGACTAATAGCTATGCCAGCGGAGGAAATCCCAGAACTCAACAAAAACCTCCTGAAGTTAAGAAGCCTAGCTATTCAGCTACGATTCAGCATGAGTCTGTCTTTGCGAAGATCTCAGAGCCGATTTGTGCAGTAGCTATTAGTCCAAACCATAGCTTTCTCGCTCTGGGTAAGAATAACGGCGATATTGACCTTTGGAGTTACAAAGCGAGAAAGCACTTTTTCTGCTTGAAAGGTCATAGGACGGAGATTACAAACCTGATATTTAGCAATGATAATCAGTTTCTTTTTAGTAGCAGCCTTGATGGGGCTGTAAACCTCTGGAGCCTCAACAACGGTTCTCTGGCCAAGTCGATGCTGATCTGCGATCGCGGAGTTACAGCATTTGATCTCTGTTATTCGCGCAAATTTTTCATTGCTGCTGATGCTGCTGGATTCATTCAAACGTGGGACTTCCAAAGGAATAAGAAAATCAAGCAGATAGTTCGTCAAAAAGTAGCGGTTTCTTCAATACTCCTAAATTCGACAGGTGATGGAGCAGTATTTGGCGCTGAAAATGGCACAGTTGGTTTCTGCTATGTTTCTAGAGACGGCAACGTAATGAATCTAAGGGGGCATGGTGAACCTGTGAAAGCCTTAGCTTTCTCATCTGCAAAGCAGCTTTTTGCGTCTAGCAGCCTATCTGGTGAAGTCTGCCTATGGAAGTATCCTAACCGAGAGCCTCAGATTATATTTCAATCACTCCAGCAGACGATCAATGCTTTGGTATTTTGCCACGGTGGACAAGTTCTATGCGGCATAGACAAAACTGGTCAACTCATTATTTGGGATGTTGATTCTGGAGCTGAATTAAACAGTACAACAGCCCATGCAGCAGACGGCTCTAAATTAATTTCTTTATCTAACGATGCTATTCTCAGCGCCAGCTCTGATGGCACAGTTAAAACATTGAACATACAGTTAAATGTGTAG
- the psb34 gene encoding photosystem II assembly protein Psb34, which yields MFTTTQLDNGILNNYAVEPEVYFASYPSPEQQKGYALQAAIATLFVAGLMLVTLAVS from the coding sequence ATGTTCACCACTACCCAACTCGACAACGGCATTCTCAATAACTACGCCGTAGAGCCCGAAGTGTATTTCGCGTCCTACCCTTCGCCTGAGCAGCAAAAGGGCTACGCGCTGCAAGCCGCGATCGCCACTCTGTTCGTAGCTGGTCTAATGCTGGTCACCTTGGCAGTCAGCTAG
- a CDS encoding electron transporter: MFAPMVLLVRNIMGTPKFNKLRGQAIALHSKTITNFCNRFGIDSKERQALIRKAKANGQRLGFLA; encoded by the coding sequence ATGTTTGCACCGATGGTTCTGCTAGTTCGCAACATCATGGGAACCCCGAAATTTAACAAGCTGCGGGGACAGGCGATTGCCCTTCACTCCAAGACCATTACAAACTTCTGCAACCGCTTTGGCATCGATAGCAAAGAGCGCCAAGCTCTAATTCGCAAAGCTAAAGCTAATGGCCAACGGCTCGGTTTTCTGGCCTAG